From Pseudomonas arsenicoxydans:
GGGCGCTTTGATCTGAAAGTGTCAGCAGTTCCAGATCCAGATTGGGCAGGTCGTCGTTCATCACAGGGTTCCAATGCGGTCCAGTTCGACCTTCAGTTCTGCGTGCGAAAGGGAGTTCAGGTCCAATGCGAAGAAGGCCGCAAAGCGTCGTTTGATTGTTTCGACGGTGTGGTCAAAAGCGGCCTGGATCGCTTGCTCGGTGCCATGCACCTCCGATGGATCGGCCAGCCCCCAATGGCTTTTGAGCGCCGGCCCGAAGTAGACCGGGCAGGTTTCCCCGGCGGCCTTGTCGCAAACAGTGATGACGATATCGGGCGGTGAATCGGCGAACACCGAGGAGTCTTTGCTATAGAGGCCGTCGGTCGAGATACCGAGGGTGTGCAGGGTTTGCACGGCTTGAGGGTTGAGCCGGCCACTGGGAAAGCTGCCGGAACTCACTGCCGTAAAACCCACGGGGGCCAAATGATTGAACAGTGCTTCGCTCAACACGCTGCGGCAGCTGTTGGCGGTGCACATGAAAAGAACCTTGGTGGGGCGTAAGTTCATTGCGGCGGCTCAAATATATGGATATTCGAATATACGTATGCTCGCCGAAAATGCCAATCCACTTTTTCCACCTTTAATGTTTGTGCCGGTGATGGATGTCCGGAAAGTGTGGATGGCTGTGGCGGATCGGCGTGTGCTGATGTTCATGACTGTGCGGCTCGACACCGTCCCACTGGAACGCATGCTCATGTTGATGATGTTCGTCATGAACGTGTCGGTGACTATGAAGGAGTGCGACATGCTGATGTTCATGGGCATGACGTTCCTTGAGGTGTATCCAGACGCCCAGCCCCATCAGCAGTGACGCCCCCCAGAACGTCATGCTGACCGGCTCACCGAACAGCACAATGGCAATCGCCGCCCCAAGGAACGGCGCCGTCGAGAAGTAAGCCCCCGTGCGTGCGGTGCCTAGCCCGCGCAGCGCCAGGATAAACAGCACCAGACTGATCCCGTAGCCGAGGAAGCCGACGATCAGCGTCGGCCCGAGTACCGAGATGTGCGGCAGTTTTGCGCCCAGCGCCAATGCAAGAGCGCAGTTCACCAGCCCGGCGGTCAGCCCCTTGATGCCCGCGATGAACACGGCGTCGGAGGCCGACACTTTGCGCGTCAGGTTGTTATCGATGGCCCAGCAGACGCACGCCAGCGCCACGGCCAGCGGTCCGAGCCAGCTCTGCGATTGCGCCGAAGCCTGCGGCCAGGCCAGCAATAATCCGCCGGCAACAATGGCGAGCATTCCGGCAACGATCCGGCGGTCGGCATTTTCCTTGAACACCACCCACGCCAGCACGGCAGTCAGCACCGATTCGAGGTTGAGCATCAACGAGGCGGTGGAGCCGGAAGTCAGGGTCAAGCCGAACATCAGCGCGACTGGCCCAAGCACGCCACCAAACGCTATCGCACCGAGCAGCCAGGGCCATTCGGACGCTTTGAGGCCGCTGGGCTGCCAGCCCCGGTCGCGGATCAGCCTGAGGAGTGTCAGGCCCAATCCGCTGCCCAGGTACAACAGCCCGGCCAGCAAGATGGGCGAGAGGTTCAGGCCCAACACCTTGGCCAAGGGCGTGCTCGCTCCAAACAGCGCAGCGGCGCCCAAGGCATAAACAACATTCAGGTTCATTCGAGGCTCGGCAATTATCGATGCGGGATGCCTCGCAGTGTGAACCCGTGTCGAATCCCGTCAATCCCCTGTGCTCAGGCGCGGCGCGCCATCAACAGCACCGACGCCGCTGCCGACAACAACCCCGCGCAGCAACGGTTGAATATTCGTTTGCCCCGAGGCTCGGCAAACCAGCGACGCATGTGCAGGCCCATGTAGGCGTAGGCGCTGATGGCGATCCATTCCAGCATCAGAAACAACGCGCCGAGCAGCGCAAATTGCGGCGTCACTGTGTGAGTCGGGTCGACGAACTGGGGCAGGAACGCGGTGAAGATGAAGATGGCCTTGGGGTTGCCGGCCGCCACCAGAAACTCTTGTCGTGCCAGCGCCATGATGCCGACAGGCGTTCCCGTCACTACGTGTTCGGCGCCGGGGTCGGCTCGCCACAATTGCCAGGCGAGGTAAAACAAATACGCCGCACCGACAATCTTGATGCCGTAGAACAACAGTTCAGACGTTTGCAGCACCACCGCCAACCCGGCGGAGGCGAGGGCGATCATCCCGGCAAACGCCAGCAGCCGACCGATGCCAGCCACGCAGGCAATGCGGTAGCCGTAGCGGGTCGAGTTGCTGACCGACAGCAGATTATTCGGGCCCGGCGCCATGTTCAGCGCGAAGCAGGCGGGCAGAAACAGCGAGAGGGTGGCGAGGTCCATGACAGGTCTCCAGAAGCAAGAGAACGGTAGTTTTATCACGGACAGCGAGGGCTTTCCCGGTACAGCGGTGCGCGCAGGCCGCAGTACAATTTCGCTGAGGTTATTTGGCGAACCTTCTCGCACCCACCACACACAGGATCACCGCCACGGTGACCCCGAGCATGCCAAGGCTGACTTGCTCGTGCAGCAACGTGGCCGCCAGTGCCAAGCCAAAAAATGGTTGCAGCAGCTGAAGCTGTCCCACGGCGGCAATCCCCCCTTGGGCAAGCCCGCGATACCAAAACACAAAACCGATCAGCATGCTGAACAGCGAGACGTACGCCAGGCTCAACCAGGCCGGGTTACTGATGCCCGAAAACGATGCGGGGGCCAGCCACCAGGTCAGCGGTGCCACCACCGGCAACGACAACACCAGCGCCCAGGAAATCACCTGCCAGCCGCCCAATGTCTTGGAAAGCTTCGCCCCTTCGGCATACCCGAGCCCACAGGCAAGGATGGCCAACAGCATCAGGACGTCGCCGGCGGGGGAGGCTGTCAGCCCCTGAGCGAGGGCAAACCCCACCACCAGCAAACTGCCAAGGACCGAGAAGCACCAGAACGCCGGCCGCGGACGCTCACCCCCGCGCAACACACCAAACGCGGCCGTCGCGAGCGGCAACATGCCGACGAAGACGATGGAATGCGCCGACGTCACGTATTGAAGTGCCAGTGCCGTCAGCAGCGGAAACCCGATAACAACGCCCATTGCCACGATAATCAAGGGCAGGATCTGGTGTCGCGCAGGACGTTTTTCCTGCAACAGCAACACAAGGCACAGCGCCAGAACAGCCGCGATGGTGGCACGCGCGACAGTCAGAAAGACCGGATCGAACTCCAGCACGGCCACCCGGGTAGCGGGCAATGAGCCGCTGAAGATCAGGACGCCGATGAGTCCATTGATCAGCCCGCTCGCGTTCTTTTCCAGTGGCTGGTGTTGCAGATTCGATGCACGTTCCATGGGAGTCGACTCACATATCGGGGGGGTTGCCTTGTGGGCATCGTATGACCGAGTATCGATACAATCAAAAAATTGTCATGGATACATCTTTATGCCTCGCTCCCGTTACAAGTCGCTGGTGGACGCGTTTGCCGCCGATATCCGTGCTGGACGTTTGCCGCCGGGTACGCGTTTGCCGACACACCGTCAGCTCGCCACCACGGAAAAGCTGGCCTTGGTCACTGCCAGCAGGGTCTACGCAGAACTGGAGGCGATGGGGCTGGTCAGCGGTGAAACGGGGCGCGGCACGTTCGTCAGGGAGACGTCGCTGCCACCGAGCCAAGGGATTCACCAGCCGGCGGTGGCGGTCGGGATGATCGATCTCAACTTCAACTACCCCTCCGTGCCGGGGCAGGCCGACCTGCTGCGCAATGCCTTGCGCCAGCTCGCGTTATCCGGTGATCTGGAGTCCCATCTGCGCTACCAGCCGCATGCGGGCCGCCTGCATGAGCGGGCATCGATTGCGCGTCATCTGCTGACGCGCGGGCTGAGTGTTCAGGCCGAACAGGTGTTGATCGTCAGTGGCGCCCAGCATGGATTGGCCGTGACCCTCATGGCGCTGCTGCAACCCGGTGAGGTGATCGCCGC
This genomic window contains:
- a CDS encoding arsenate reductase ArsC, with amino-acid sequence MNLRPTKVLFMCTANSCRSVLSEALFNHLAPVGFTAVSSGSFPSGRLNPQAVQTLHTLGISTDGLYSKDSSVFADSPPDIVITVCDKAAGETCPVYFGPALKSHWGLADPSEVHGTEQAIQAAFDHTVETIKRRFAAFFALDLNSLSHAELKVELDRIGTL
- a CDS encoding DMT family transporter is translated as MNLNVVYALGAAALFGASTPLAKVLGLNLSPILLAGLLYLGSGLGLTLLRLIRDRGWQPSGLKASEWPWLLGAIAFGGVLGPVALMFGLTLTSGSTASLMLNLESVLTAVLAWVVFKENADRRIVAGMLAIVAGGLLLAWPQASAQSQSWLGPLAVALACVCWAIDNNLTRKVSASDAVFIAGIKGLTAGLVNCALALALGAKLPHISVLGPTLIVGFLGYGISLVLFILALRGLGTARTGAYFSTAPFLGAAIAIVLFGEPVSMTFWGASLLMGLGVWIHLKERHAHEHQHVALLHSHRHVHDEHHQHEHAFQWDGVEPHSHEHQHTPIRHSHPHFPDIHHRHKH
- a CDS encoding LysE family translocator, which translates into the protein MDLATLSLFLPACFALNMAPGPNNLLSVSNSTRYGYRIACVAGIGRLLAFAGMIALASAGLAVVLQTSELLFYGIKIVGAAYLFYLAWQLWRADPGAEHVVTGTPVGIMALARQEFLVAAGNPKAIFIFTAFLPQFVDPTHTVTPQFALLGALFLMLEWIAISAYAYMGLHMRRWFAEPRGKRIFNRCCAGLLSAAASVLLMARRA
- a CDS encoding DMT family transporter — its product is MERASNLQHQPLEKNASGLINGLIGVLIFSGSLPATRVAVLEFDPVFLTVARATIAAVLALCLVLLLQEKRPARHQILPLIIVAMGVVIGFPLLTALALQYVTSAHSIVFVGMLPLATAAFGVLRGGERPRPAFWCFSVLGSLLVVGFALAQGLTASPAGDVLMLLAILACGLGYAEGAKLSKTLGGWQVISWALVLSLPVVAPLTWWLAPASFSGISNPAWLSLAYVSLFSMLIGFVFWYRGLAQGGIAAVGQLQLLQPFFGLALAATLLHEQVSLGMLGVTVAVILCVVGARRFAK